One stretch of Aquimarina sp. Aq107 DNA includes these proteins:
- a CDS encoding alpha/beta hydrolase, producing MPNWGYITIIILAFYIIASVALYYLQEYFIFKPEKLDKDFEFYYNNQVVEEYNLETRDGAIINGLHFKVENPKGVVLYLKGNSKSIKGWGKFAVDFTRHGYDVCMLDYRGFGKSTGRRSFKAIKRDLQFVYNKLKEKVDEKYIILYGRSMGSGFATKLASINNPKMLILDAPYYSLSKVAAKFIPFMPVSLIMRYPIPTYKWLKYVNCPIHIIHGTHDKLIPFKSSIKLSKVKPKLTRLYTVIGGGHKNLNNFESYHKMLGEIINSKMRRINLSNTSIGVKHSSKKVNVQA from the coding sequence ATGCCAAATTGGGGATACATAACAATTATTATTCTGGCATTTTATATTATTGCTAGCGTTGCTTTATACTATTTGCAAGAATATTTTATTTTTAAACCAGAGAAATTAGATAAAGATTTTGAATTTTATTATAACAACCAAGTTGTAGAAGAGTATAATCTAGAAACTAGGGATGGTGCTATTATAAATGGACTTCATTTTAAGGTAGAGAATCCTAAAGGTGTGGTGCTCTATCTTAAAGGAAATTCTAAAAGTATAAAGGGTTGGGGTAAGTTTGCTGTTGATTTTACAAGACACGGATATGATGTATGTATGTTAGATTACCGTGGATTTGGTAAAAGTACAGGAAGGCGTTCTTTTAAAGCGATAAAACGTGACCTTCAGTTCGTTTATAATAAATTAAAAGAAAAAGTAGACGAAAAGTATATAATACTCTATGGACGATCCATGGGATCTGGTTTTGCTACTAAATTAGCATCTATAAACAATCCTAAAATGTTAATACTGGATGCGCCATATTATAGTTTGAGTAAGGTAGCGGCTAAGTTTATACCGTTTATGCCAGTTTCTTTAATAATGAGGTATCCAATACCCACTTATAAATGGTTAAAGTATGTGAATTGCCCTATTCATATAATTCACGGGACTCACGATAAATTAATTCCTTTTAAATCCAGTATAAAGTTATCAAAAGTAAAACCTAAACTAACTCGTCTTTATACAGTAATTGGGGGAGGTCATAAGAATCTCAATAATTTTGAATCCTATCATAAAATGCTAGGAGAAATTATCAATTCTAAAATGAGAAGAATTAATTTATCTAATACTAGCATCGGTGTAAAACACTCCTCAAAAAAAGTAAATGTCCAAGCTTAA
- a CDS encoding alpha/beta hydrolase, with protein MSKLKKVLFWIVSIYLMIIVLLYFFQHKIIFQPEKLSSEYIYQFDHTFKEIFLTAEDGIQLNGLHFTTQNPKGVLLYFHGNRGSLRRWGKIATFFVDKQYDVIIMDYRGYGKNEGTITEQLLYADAQLFYTYAKNQYSENQITVYGRSLGTGIGVKTASENNPKQLILETPYYSIKDVAHRSYPWLPTKWLMKTDIPSYQFINKVQCPITIFHGTSDRVVPYDSGKVLFEEITQKRKQLITIQEGAHNNLINFGDYHEHLNKIL; from the coding sequence ATGTCCAAGCTTAAAAAGGTTTTATTTTGGATAGTATCTATTTATCTAATGATAATTGTTTTGTTATACTTTTTTCAACATAAAATTATTTTTCAGCCAGAAAAACTTTCTTCAGAGTATATCTATCAATTTGATCATACTTTTAAAGAAATATTTCTTACTGCTGAAGATGGTATACAATTAAATGGTTTGCATTTTACAACTCAAAACCCCAAAGGGGTTCTTTTATATTTTCATGGTAATCGTGGCAGTTTAAGAAGATGGGGAAAGATTGCTACTTTTTTTGTAGACAAACAATATGATGTCATAATTATGGATTATCGTGGATATGGTAAGAATGAAGGAACTATAACAGAGCAATTGTTATATGCTGATGCACAATTGTTTTATACCTATGCAAAAAATCAATATTCAGAAAATCAAATTACAGTTTATGGTAGGTCTCTTGGCACTGGAATAGGTGTAAAGACGGCATCTGAGAATAATCCAAAGCAACTCATATTAGAAACACCTTATTACAGTATAAAAGATGTTGCTCATCGGTCGTATCCTTGGTTACCTACAAAATGGTTAATGAAAACAGATATTCCATCATATCAATTTATTAATAAAGTACAATGTCCCATAACAATTTTTCATGGAACCTCAGATCGTGTAGTTCCATATGATTCGGGTAAAGTATTATTTGAAGAAATTACTCAAAAAAGAAAACAATTGATTACAATACAAGAAGGTGCTCATAATAATCTTATTAATTTTGGGGATTATCATGAACATCTGAATAAGATTTTATAA